In the genome of Delphinus delphis chromosome 15, mDelDel1.2, whole genome shotgun sequence, one region contains:
- the HSD3B7 gene encoding 3 beta-hydroxysteroid dehydrogenase type 7 isoform X2 codes for MADSAQAQKLVYLVTGGCGFLGEHVVRMLLQQEPQLRELRIFDLHLGPWLEELKTGPVQVTAIQGDVTQAHEVAAAVAGAHVVIHTAGLVDVFGKTSPETIHEVNVQGTRNVIEACVQTGTRFLVYTSSMEVVGPNIKGQPFYSKALAEQLVLEANGRKVLGGLPLVTCALRPTGIYGEGHQIMRDFYHQGLRLGGRLFRAIPASVEHGRVYVGNVAWMHVLVARELQHRAALMGGQVYFCYDNSPYKSYEDFNMEFLGPCGLRLVGTRPLLPYWLLLFLAALNVLLQWLLRPLLLYAPLLNPYTLAMANTTFTVSTDKARRHFGYEPLFSWEESRTRTIRWVQAVEGSAQ; via the exons ATGGCAGACTCTGCACAAGCCCAGAAGCTGGTGTACCTGGTCACAGGTGGCTGTGGCTTCTTGGGGGAACATGTGGTCCGCATGCTGCTGCAGCAGGAACCCCAGCTCCGTGAGCTGCGCATCTTTGACCTACACCTGGGTCCCTGGCTGGAGGAGCTGAAGACAG GGCCCGTGCAGGTGACTGCCATCCAGGGGGACGTGACCCAGGCCCACGAGGTGGCAGCAGCTGTGGCCGGAGCCCACGTGGTCATCCACACAGCTGGGCTGGTGGACGTGTTTGGGAAAACCAGTCCTGAGACCATCCATGAGGTCAACGTGCAGG GCACGCGGAATGTGATTGAGGCGTGTGTGCAGACTGGAACACGCTTCCTGGTCTACACAAGCAGCATGGAAGTTGTGGGTCCCAACATCAAAGGCCAGCCCTTTTACAG CAAGGCCCTAGCTGAGCAGCTCGTCCTGGAAGCCAATGGGAGGAAG GTCCTCGGGGGGTTGCCCCTCGTGACATGTGCCCTGCGTCCCACCGGTATCTACGGCGAAGGCCACCAGATCATGAGGGACTTCTACCACCAGGGCCTGCGCCTGGGGGGTCGGCTCTTCCGGGCCATTCCAGCCTCTGTGGAGCATGGCCGGGTCTACGTGG GTAACGTGGCCTGGATGCACGTGCTGGTGGCCCGGGAGCTCCAGCACCGAGCTGCACTCATGGGTGGCCAGGTGTACTTCTGCTATGACAACTCACCCTACAAGAGCTATGAGGACTTCAACATGGAGTTCCTGGGCCCCTGTGGACTCCGGCTGGTGGGCACCCGCCCACTGTTGCCCTACTGGCTGCTGCTGTTTCTGGCTGCCCTCAATGTCCTGCTGCAGTGGCTGCTGCGGCCGCTGCTGCTCTATGCGCCCCTGCTCAACCCCTACACGCTGGCTATGGCCAACACCACCTTCACCGTCAGCACCGACAAGGCTCGGCGCCATTTTGGCTATGAGCCCCTGTTCTCCTGGGAGGAGAGCAGGACCCGCACCATCCGCTGGGTGCAGGCCGTGGAGGGCTCAGCCCAGTGA
- the HSD3B7 gene encoding 3 beta-hydroxysteroid dehydrogenase type 7 isoform X1 encodes MADSAQAQKLVYLVTGGCGFLGEHVVRMLLQQEPQLRELRIFDLHLGPWLEELKTGPVQVTAIQGDVTQAHEVAAAVAGAHVVIHTAGLVDVFGKTSPETIHEVNVQGTRNVIEACVQTGTRFLVYTSSMEVVGPNIKGQPFYRGNENTPYEAVHRHPYPCSKALAEQLVLEANGRKVLGGLPLVTCALRPTGIYGEGHQIMRDFYHQGLRLGGRLFRAIPASVEHGRVYVGNVAWMHVLVARELQHRAALMGGQVYFCYDNSPYKSYEDFNMEFLGPCGLRLVGTRPLLPYWLLLFLAALNVLLQWLLRPLLLYAPLLNPYTLAMANTTFTVSTDKARRHFGYEPLFSWEESRTRTIRWVQAVEGSAQ; translated from the exons ATGGCAGACTCTGCACAAGCCCAGAAGCTGGTGTACCTGGTCACAGGTGGCTGTGGCTTCTTGGGGGAACATGTGGTCCGCATGCTGCTGCAGCAGGAACCCCAGCTCCGTGAGCTGCGCATCTTTGACCTACACCTGGGTCCCTGGCTGGAGGAGCTGAAGACAG GGCCCGTGCAGGTGACTGCCATCCAGGGGGACGTGACCCAGGCCCACGAGGTGGCAGCAGCTGTGGCCGGAGCCCACGTGGTCATCCACACAGCTGGGCTGGTGGACGTGTTTGGGAAAACCAGTCCTGAGACCATCCATGAGGTCAACGTGCAGG GCACGCGGAATGTGATTGAGGCGTGTGTGCAGACTGGAACACGCTTCCTGGTCTACACAAGCAGCATGGAAGTTGTGGGTCCCAACATCAAAGGCCAGCCCTTTTACAG GGGCAATGAGAATACCCCATACGAAGCAGTACACAGACACCCCTATCCTTGCAGCAAGGCCCTAGCTGAGCAGCTCGTCCTGGAAGCCAATGGGAGGAAG GTCCTCGGGGGGTTGCCCCTCGTGACATGTGCCCTGCGTCCCACCGGTATCTACGGCGAAGGCCACCAGATCATGAGGGACTTCTACCACCAGGGCCTGCGCCTGGGGGGTCGGCTCTTCCGGGCCATTCCAGCCTCTGTGGAGCATGGCCGGGTCTACGTGG GTAACGTGGCCTGGATGCACGTGCTGGTGGCCCGGGAGCTCCAGCACCGAGCTGCACTCATGGGTGGCCAGGTGTACTTCTGCTATGACAACTCACCCTACAAGAGCTATGAGGACTTCAACATGGAGTTCCTGGGCCCCTGTGGACTCCGGCTGGTGGGCACCCGCCCACTGTTGCCCTACTGGCTGCTGCTGTTTCTGGCTGCCCTCAATGTCCTGCTGCAGTGGCTGCTGCGGCCGCTGCTGCTCTATGCGCCCCTGCTCAACCCCTACACGCTGGCTATGGCCAACACCACCTTCACCGTCAGCACCGACAAGGCTCGGCGCCATTTTGGCTATGAGCCCCTGTTCTCCTGGGAGGAGAGCAGGACCCGCACCATCCGCTGGGTGCAGGCCGTGGAGGGCTCAGCCCAGTGA
- the STX1B gene encoding syntaxin-1B — MKDRTQELRSAKDSDDEEEVVHVDRDHFMDEFFEQVEEIRGCIEKLSEDVEQVKKQHSAILAAPNPDEKTKQELEDLTADIKKTANKVRSKLKAIEQSIEQEEGLNRSSADLRIRKTQHSTLSRKFVEVMTEYNATQSKYRDRCKDRIQRQLEITGRTTTNEELEDMLESGKLAIFTDDIKMDSQMTKQALNEIETRHNEIIKLETSIRELHDMFVDMAMLVESQGEMIDRIEYNVEHSVDYVERAVSDTKKAVKYQSKARRKKIMIIICCVVLGVVLASSIGGTLGL; from the exons GCGAAAGACAGCGATGATGAGGAGGAGGTGGTCCATGTGGACCGGGACCACTTCATGGATGAGTTCTTTGAACAG GTGGAAGAGATCCGGGGCTGCATTGAGAAGCTGTCAGAGGATGTGGAACAAGTGAAAAAACAGCATAGTGCCATCCTGGCCGCCCCCAACCCGGATGAGA agaCCAAACAGGAGCTGGAGGACCTCACTGCAGACATCAAGAAGACGGCCAACAAGGTTCGATCCAAGTTGAAAG CGATCGAGCAAAGCATTGAACAGGAGGAGGGGCTGAATCGTTCCTCTGCGGACCTGCGCATCCGCAAGACCCAG CACTCCACACTCTCCCGGAAGTTCGTGGAGGTAATGACTGAATATAACGCGACCCAGTCCAAGTACCGCGACCGCTGCAAGGACCGGATCCAGAGGCAGCTGGAGATCA CTGGAAGGACCACGACCAACGAAGAACTGGAAGACATGCTGGAGAGTGGGAAGTTGGCCATCTTCACTGACGAT ATCAAAATGGACTCACAGATGACAAAGCAGGCACTGAATGAAATCGAGACAAGGCACAACGAGATCATCAAACTGGAAACCAGCATCCGTGAGCTGCACGACATGTTTGTGGACATGGCCATGCTTGTGGAGAGCCAG GGCGAAATGATTGACCGCATTGAGTACAACGTGGAACATTCCGTGGACTACGTGGAGCGAGCCGTGTCTGACACCAAGAAAGCTGTGAAATATCAGAGCAAGGCCCGGAGG AAGAAAATCATGATCATCATTTGCTGTGTGGTGCTGGGGGTGGTCTTGGCGTCATCCATTGGGGGGACGCTGGGCTTGTAG